In Desulfosediminicola ganghwensis, a single window of DNA contains:
- a CDS encoding complex I subunit 4 family protein — MYENILTVMIFLPILAGFGVLVLPMKNEAARAVGLVAAILVVILGLRIFFNFAGTGGFEFTERVELFESVGISYSLGVDGISFLVLMAGACLFPMAYLLLTTKNKGYYANMLIAQGAMIGAIAATDMILFYVFWEVMLLPIFFMIGLYGGPSRLHATLKITLYTIAGSLFMLAAIIYIGVVYHYQTGSWSFNITDLMALNLAGGPATAAFIFFMFAFAIKIPLFPFHTWLPDAYTEAPTAATFLLSAIMAKIGVYAVIRFVLPIFAEEFARFALLLAYSGVIGMMYCGIAAIAQKDFKRMLAFSSASHMGIIALGIFCMNLQALTGTLYQIVAHATSTGVLFLLLGIIEERMDTRTIGDLGGIAYKAPIFATFFAVAMLASVGLPGTSGFIGEFLIILGAVKFNITIGVLAGTTLIIGVCYMLWMFQRVFFEKLTEKTEKFTDLSPIETLTILPIVVLIIVMGIYPQPFLDKVAPAAKQQLAQVLTEQHQVADSADPLMEQIEQKN, encoded by the coding sequence ATGTATGAGAATATCCTGACAGTAATGATCTTTCTGCCTATCCTTGCCGGTTTTGGTGTGCTGGTGCTGCCCATGAAGAATGAGGCGGCACGGGCCGTCGGCCTGGTGGCGGCGATTCTGGTTGTTATTCTGGGATTGAGGATCTTTTTCAACTTTGCCGGTACCGGTGGCTTTGAGTTTACCGAGAGGGTGGAGTTGTTTGAATCGGTGGGAATCAGCTACAGCCTGGGTGTTGATGGCATCTCGTTTCTGGTGCTGATGGCTGGAGCGTGTTTATTTCCAATGGCATACCTGCTGCTTACGACTAAGAACAAGGGGTATTATGCCAATATGCTTATAGCTCAGGGTGCCATGATCGGAGCCATTGCTGCGACTGACATGATCCTGTTCTATGTGTTCTGGGAAGTGATGCTGCTGCCGATTTTCTTTATGATAGGACTTTATGGCGGCCCGAGCAGGCTGCATGCAACTCTGAAGATTACCCTTTACACCATTGCCGGTTCGCTCTTTATGCTGGCAGCGATCATTTATATCGGGGTCGTCTATCACTATCAGACCGGGAGCTGGAGTTTTAACATCACAGATCTGATGGCGCTCAATCTTGCAGGTGGCCCTGCTACAGCAGCGTTTATCTTCTTCATGTTCGCTTTTGCCATCAAGATACCGCTCTTTCCATTCCATACCTGGTTACCAGACGCGTACACCGAGGCTCCTACTGCTGCAACGTTCCTGTTGTCAGCAATTATGGCAAAAATTGGCGTCTACGCTGTAATTCGCTTTGTGCTGCCGATTTTTGCGGAAGAGTTCGCGCGCTTTGCCTTGCTGTTGGCCTATTCCGGCGTGATCGGCATGATGTACTGCGGTATCGCTGCAATTGCCCAGAAAGATTTCAAGCGTATGCTGGCTTTTTCTTCAGCTTCACATATGGGAATTATCGCACTCGGTATTTTCTGTATGAACCTGCAGGCCCTGACCGGAACCCTGTACCAGATTGTAGCCCATGCCACCAGCACAGGAGTGCTCTTTCTTTTACTTGGCATCATAGAAGAGCGGATGGATACAAGAACCATTGGCGATCTGGGCGGAATTGCCTACAAGGCTCCGATCTTTGCCACCTTTTTTGCAGTGGCTATGCTCGCATCTGTCGGTTTGCCGGGTACGAGTGGCTTTATCGGAGAATTTCTGATCATTCTGGGAGCGGTGAAGTTTAATATCACCATCGGCGTATTGGCGGGCACAACACTGATTATCGGTGTCTGCTATATGCTCTGGATGTTCCAGCGGGTCTTCTTTGAAAAGCTCACTGAGAAGACCGAAAAGTTTACCGATCTCTCCCCAATAGAGACACTGACCATTTTGCCGATAGTGGTGCTGATCATTGTTATGGGTATTTACCCGCAGCCTTTCCTCGATAAGGTGGCGCCGGCGGCAAAGCAGCAACTTGCCCAGGTGCTTACGGAGCAGCATCAGGTCGCGGATTCCGCTGATCCCCTGATGGAACAAATAGAGCAAAAGAATTGA
- a CDS encoding NADH-quinone oxidoreductase subunit J: MISTLLFFGFSILAVAGALGLVLLRHPMNGAMSFIITLISLAGLYALLSAKLIFAIQLIVYAGAIMSLILFIIMFLNIGEKDLPDESGRWLYFIGGAVVITPLAMFLLKVIGRVPGGDAQIVGNGFGSVKGVGSVLFQEWLLPFEVVSILLLVALVGAVVLAGKREDRA; this comes from the coding sequence ATGATTTCAACGTTGCTCTTTTTCGGATTTTCTATCCTTGCCGTTGCGGGCGCTCTTGGCTTAGTGCTCTTGCGCCATCCCATGAACGGGGCGATGAGTTTCATCATTACCCTTATTTCACTGGCTGGACTTTACGCGCTGCTCTCCGCTAAGCTGATTTTTGCCATTCAGCTTATTGTCTATGCCGGCGCTATCATGTCGCTGATCCTGTTCATTATCATGTTTCTGAATATTGGCGAGAAGGACCTCCCCGATGAGTCGGGTCGTTGGCTCTATTTTATCGGTGGAGCGGTGGTTATCACCCCACTGGCCATGTTCCTGCTGAAAGTCATTGGCAGAGTGCCTGGCGGTGATGCCCAAATCGTTGGTAACGGCTTTGGCAGCGTGAAGGGCGTTGGCTCTGTCCTGTTTCAGGAATGGCTGCTGCCGTTCGAGGTGGTTTCAATTCTACTGCTGGTGGCACTGGTTGGTGCGGTTGTGTTGGCTGGTAAAAGGGAGGATAGGGCGTGA
- the nuoK gene encoding NADH-quinone oxidoreductase subunit NuoK, with the protein MIVNYLSLSVILFCLGLLGVISRRNVFTVFMSIELMLNAANLMFVAVARLHESMDGHVLALMVMAVAAAEAALALAVVILLHKHKGNLDTNVFSLLRG; encoded by the coding sequence GTGATTGTCAATTATCTATCGTTAAGCGTCATACTCTTTTGTCTCGGGCTGCTCGGTGTCATTTCCCGGCGTAACGTATTCACGGTGTTTATGTCCATTGAGCTTATGCTCAATGCCGCCAATCTCATGTTTGTCGCGGTAGCGCGATTGCATGAGAGTATGGACGGGCATGTACTGGCCCTTATGGTCATGGCTGTTGCCGCTGCGGAGGCCGCGTTGGCGCTGGCAGTCGTAATTCTTCTGCATAAGCATAAAGGCAACCTGGATACCAACGTATTCAGCCTGCTCAGAGGGTGA
- a CDS encoding NuoI/complex I 23 kDa subunit family protein, translating into MTAKVKTIERKGGTFLEQLYLVEVVKGMVVTFGHFFRNLMDNSRLYVRHYPEVQPEITSRWRGRHRLTKREDGTVKCVACFMCQTNCPSKCIMIEAGERTDGVTEKMPVKFDIDLLECIYCGYCVEACPLDAIRMDTGIFSVTSYTRESMMLRLNDLLETPAGFTEDEYKKGGC; encoded by the coding sequence ATGACTGCAAAAGTAAAAACCATTGAACGAAAAGGTGGAACATTTCTCGAGCAGCTCTATCTGGTCGAAGTGGTCAAGGGGATGGTTGTAACGTTTGGTCACTTCTTCAGAAACCTGATGGATAACTCGCGACTTTATGTACGCCATTACCCGGAGGTACAACCGGAAATTACTTCTCGCTGGCGGGGAAGGCACCGGTTGACCAAGAGGGAAGACGGTACGGTGAAATGCGTAGCCTGTTTCATGTGCCAGACAAACTGCCCTTCAAAATGCATCATGATTGAGGCAGGGGAACGGACAGATGGTGTTACGGAGAAAATGCCGGTCAAATTCGACATCGACCTGCTTGAGTGCATTTACTGCGGATATTGTGTGGAGGCATGTCCGCTTGATGCCATTCGCATGGACACTGGAATCTTTTCAGTAACCAGCTATACGAGGGAATCAATGATGCTCCGCCTGAATGACCTGCTTGAAACGCCTGCTGGTTTTACAGAAGACGAATACAAGAAAGGAGGATGCTGA
- a CDS encoding CBS domain-containing protein, producing the protein MKVRDILQQKGSRVISIHEDALLTDVMSLFFANKVGSLLVVDKNDVIKGIVAPNDILRAVHNRLDLVPKMTVREVMVTDLIVATPDDDIAYLQNIMTENRVRHIPVLDLGKLMGLVSIGDVVKAQMTEKTVENRYLKDYIEGKYPA; encoded by the coding sequence ATGAAAGTTCGTGATATATTGCAGCAGAAAGGATCTCGAGTCATCTCAATCCATGAAGACGCACTGCTCACCGACGTGATGTCGCTCTTTTTTGCCAATAAAGTTGGCTCATTGCTTGTAGTTGACAAGAATGACGTAATCAAAGGGATAGTTGCCCCAAATGATATTTTACGAGCTGTACACAACAGGCTTGATCTTGTGCCGAAGATGACAGTGCGAGAGGTTATGGTCACCGACCTGATCGTGGCAACCCCTGATGATGATATAGCATATCTTCAGAATATCATGACTGAAAACAGGGTCCGTCACATCCCCGTTCTTGATCTGGGAAAGTTAATGGGACTTGTTTCTATCGGCGATGTGGTCAAAGCCCAGATGACTGAAAAGACAGTGGAAAACAGATATCTTAAAGACTATATTGAAGGCAAGTATCCAGCATAA
- a CDS encoding 2Fe-2S iron-sulfur cluster-binding protein produces MADMLKLFVNGEEVEVESGKNLIDAIGAVGIEIPHLCYHPALGADGNCRMCLVGIEDGRPPLVPACKTPAMEGMRVQLDTEKIKKIQRDVMELELINHPVDCPICDQAGECKLQDYYMEHDLQESRMRVAQVKKSKNLDFGCGVVHDQERCVLCGRCVRFTRQITGTGELGIVNRTDTARVNIFPGRPLNNRYALNVVDLCPVGAMTSRDFRFSQRVWFLKKDEGICHGCAKGCNIHIDHNREKYKDDVIYRYRARHNDLVNGYFICDEGRMSYKSENENRLTEATVKGDLVAVSEAVHTIRQELSEAKKPLILVSPNSSLEQQWAVKRLATLSGVECFGYSDAYIKEGDGDDYLIRDDKSANRKGLELIEIETSKQRFEEALAECDLLVNFDNDLFRFDANEEMKAVVAGKKVIAISTHANYLTDNGTVVLPVASYSEYGGCVVNEDGILQAFSPVVRKNEELIDVLEVTRMLGGDVSDSGQAWSGIRSAVPELAEVQPDLIPAEGLQLSVSEEAHVSA; encoded by the coding sequence ATGGCTGATATGCTGAAATTATTTGTAAACGGCGAGGAGGTAGAGGTCGAATCCGGCAAGAACCTGATTGATGCAATCGGTGCGGTCGGAATTGAGATTCCTCATCTCTGTTATCATCCTGCTTTGGGTGCCGATGGCAACTGCAGGATGTGCCTGGTTGGTATCGAGGATGGCAGGCCACCGCTGGTGCCGGCCTGCAAGACTCCGGCGATGGAGGGGATGCGGGTCCAGCTTGATACTGAAAAAATTAAAAAGATCCAGCGCGATGTTATGGAGCTGGAGCTCATCAACCACCCGGTGGATTGTCCGATTTGTGATCAGGCGGGTGAATGCAAGCTGCAGGATTATTACATGGAGCATGACCTGCAGGAGAGCAGGATGCGGGTTGCCCAGGTGAAAAAGTCCAAGAATCTGGATTTTGGCTGCGGCGTAGTTCACGATCAGGAACGCTGTGTACTCTGCGGGCGCTGTGTACGGTTTACCAGGCAGATAACCGGGACTGGTGAACTGGGAATCGTCAATCGAACGGATACTGCCAGAGTAAACATCTTCCCTGGTAGACCCTTGAACAATCGATACGCCCTCAATGTGGTCGATCTTTGCCCGGTTGGTGCCATGACCAGCAGAGATTTTCGTTTCAGTCAGCGGGTCTGGTTCCTGAAAAAGGATGAAGGGATCTGTCATGGCTGCGCGAAGGGATGCAACATCCATATCGATCATAATCGCGAAAAATATAAAGATGACGTGATTTACCGCTACCGCGCCCGTCATAACGATCTGGTCAATGGCTACTTCATCTGTGATGAGGGGCGGATGAGCTATAAGAGTGAAAATGAGAACCGTCTGACTGAGGCCACGGTAAAGGGTGATCTGGTAGCAGTCAGTGAAGCGGTGCATACCATCAGGCAGGAGCTTAGCGAGGCAAAAAAACCGCTGATATTGGTTTCACCCAACTCAAGCCTGGAGCAACAGTGGGCAGTAAAACGGTTGGCAACCTTGTCGGGGGTAGAATGTTTTGGCTACAGCGATGCGTACATCAAAGAGGGTGACGGAGACGACTACCTGATCCGGGATGACAAGTCAGCCAACCGCAAAGGGTTGGAACTCATTGAAATAGAAACCAGCAAACAACGTTTTGAGGAGGCCCTGGCCGAGTGTGACCTGCTGGTAAATTTTGATAACGATCTGTTCAGATTTGATGCCAATGAAGAGATGAAGGCGGTGGTTGCAGGCAAGAAGGTGATCGCCATCTCAACTCATGCCAACTATCTGACGGATAACGGGACTGTAGTTTTGCCGGTGGCATCATACAGCGAATATGGCGGCTGCGTCGTCAATGAGGATGGGATTCTGCAAGCCTTCTCACCGGTGGTTCGAAAAAACGAAGAACTGATCGATGTTCTGGAAGTTACCCGTATGCTGGGTGGCGATGTTAGCGATAGTGGTCAGGCCTGGTCAGGGATACGAAGTGCTGTACCTGAGCTGGCCGAGGTTCAACCGGATCTGATCCCGGCAGAGGGATTGCAACTTTCAGTGAGTGAGGAGGCCCATGTCAGCGCTTGA
- a CDS encoding complex I subunit 1/NuoH family protein yields the protein MSALDILLIVVRIAFGAFVPLSFVAVLVWMERRGAGFFQDRAGPNRCNVMGYRAAGLIQNIADAVKLIFKEDIVPGHIKHKFYFILAPSLVFITAILSFAVVPFADTLVLGENSYVMQAIPTDVGILWFLAVVGFGVYGIILAGWSSHNKYGVLGGLRAAAQVISYEIPMGLALVALLTVYSTVNLSEMAQFQGQLLFGFIPMWGVFLQPIGVIIFIVAAFAETNRTPFDLAEGESEIVAGFHVEYSSMKFALFFMGEYVAMFVSSALIVTLYFGSYQIPWFSTETLVNHIKPVALVLMVAIPVAAYYFANWMKKNNRSHYDRPDDPRVREAKAYAAVLWSLVVILEVIFISFLIFSSGESGSRVLVALLQMGCFLFKTFLMCFVYVWVRWTLPRFRYDQLQRLGWQKLLPLALLNIFITSAVVVSLG from the coding sequence ATGTCAGCGCTTGATATTCTTCTAATCGTTGTTCGTATAGCCTTCGGTGCCTTTGTCCCTCTCAGCTTTGTGGCTGTGTTGGTATGGATGGAGCGGCGTGGTGCAGGTTTCTTTCAGGATCGTGCCGGCCCAAACCGTTGTAATGTGATGGGTTACAGAGCCGCCGGTCTCATTCAGAATATCGCCGATGCAGTAAAGTTGATATTCAAAGAGGACATCGTTCCGGGCCATATCAAACACAAGTTTTATTTCATCCTGGCGCCATCACTGGTTTTCATAACCGCCATCCTCTCTTTTGCGGTTGTTCCTTTCGCCGATACTCTGGTGCTTGGAGAAAATTCATACGTGATGCAGGCAATTCCGACTGATGTCGGCATTCTCTGGTTTCTCGCGGTGGTCGGCTTTGGTGTCTACGGGATAATTCTGGCTGGTTGGTCATCACATAACAAATATGGTGTGCTTGGTGGATTGCGGGCAGCAGCCCAGGTGATCAGTTATGAAATTCCGATGGGACTTGCCCTTGTGGCTCTCCTTACGGTGTACAGCACGGTGAACCTGAGCGAAATGGCGCAATTTCAAGGCCAGTTGCTGTTCGGCTTTATTCCGATGTGGGGTGTTTTTTTACAGCCAATTGGCGTAATCATCTTCATCGTTGCCGCCTTTGCCGAGACCAACCGTACGCCGTTTGACCTGGCGGAAGGCGAAAGCGAGATAGTTGCAGGCTTTCATGTGGAATACTCCTCCATGAAGTTTGCCCTGTTTTTCATGGGTGAGTATGTGGCCATGTTTGTTTCTTCGGCACTGATTGTCACCCTTTATTTCGGCAGTTACCAGATCCCGTGGTTCAGCACCGAGACTCTTGTCAATCATATCAAACCGGTGGCGTTGGTACTAATGGTGGCAATACCGGTTGCCGCCTATTACTTCGCAAACTGGATGAAGAAAAACAACAGGAGCCACTACGATCGTCCGGACGATCCCCGGGTACGTGAAGCCAAGGCATATGCTGCGGTGCTCTGGAGCCTGGTGGTAATTCTTGAAGTGATCTTCATAAGCTTTCTGATCTTTTCTTCAGGTGAGTCCGGCAGCAGGGTATTGGTGGCATTACTGCAGATGGGATGTTTCCTGTTCAAGACCTTTCTGATGTGCTTCGTCTATGTCTGGGTGCGGTGGACCCTCCCCCGGTTCCGCTACGATCAGCTGCAGAGACTTGGTTGGCAGAAACTTTTGCCACTGGCTCTGCTCAACATCTTCATTACCAGTGCAGTAGTCGTATCACTGGGCTGA
- the nuoL gene encoding NADH-quinone oxidoreductase subunit L codes for MEHNVNFLAAIPMMPLVGALVLGILHLLYCKGIRFSEKVYGILACIGPALATLMAIKVYFNLRLFPEEARFMVQEAYTWIQVGEMNITMGFLADPLSSLMLLFVTFIGTLIHVYSVGYMAEDENFPKFFSYLNLFLGSMLILVLGNGPVVMFVGWEGVGLCSYLLISYYSTDTDNVLAGNKAFIVNRIGDLGFVLGMAFLFWGIGSGGFDYLSLRENVHQLTPAVAMAACLLLFVGATGKSAQIPLYVWLPDAMAGPTPVSALIHAATMVTAGVYMVARFSFLYVEVPLAGTIIAWTGILTALLAAIFGCFQRDIKKILAYSTVSQLGYMFAGVGVAAYSAGIFHVFTHAFFKALLFLGAGSVIHALHHEQDIWKMGGLKEKMPITYATMLIGALALAGCPLLSGFFSKDEILFMALATGHEGVWLVGLLVAVMTAYYTFRMFFVVFHGTPRDQHAYDAAHESPKVMTVPLIILAVGAAFAGYLNIPSIFGGHLQVSHWLAPSLAEHHPHVSAWVEVIAVASSIVAFALGIYIAWKKFGVETAEEPFYRGFKDFAYNKFFVDELYHSLLVAPYKQFGRTIWKGIEPFVTDGPVKFAVWLYGALANAFKVVQAGYVRVYAIYMVIGLSVLSVVISHSLNL; via the coding sequence ATGGAACATAATGTGAATTTTCTTGCAGCAATCCCGATGATGCCGCTTGTTGGGGCCCTGGTTCTGGGGATACTCCATCTGCTGTACTGCAAAGGGATACGCTTTTCTGAAAAAGTATACGGGATTTTAGCCTGCATAGGTCCGGCACTTGCGACCTTGATGGCTATAAAGGTCTATTTCAACCTGAGGTTATTTCCGGAAGAGGCACGCTTCATGGTCCAGGAAGCGTATACCTGGATTCAGGTGGGAGAAATGAACATAACCATGGGGTTTCTTGCAGACCCGTTGAGTTCGTTGATGCTCCTCTTTGTGACCTTCATCGGCACCCTGATTCATGTATACTCAGTCGGTTATATGGCTGAAGATGAGAATTTCCCGAAATTCTTTTCTTACCTGAACCTGTTCCTCGGTTCGATGTTGATCCTGGTACTTGGTAACGGTCCGGTCGTTATGTTTGTCGGTTGGGAGGGGGTTGGGCTTTGTTCCTATCTGTTGATCAGTTACTACTCCACCGATACCGATAATGTACTGGCTGGGAATAAGGCATTTATCGTAAATCGTATTGGCGACCTGGGCTTTGTGTTGGGTATGGCATTCCTCTTTTGGGGGATCGGCTCAGGCGGTTTCGATTATCTGTCTTTAAGAGAAAATGTTCATCAGCTCACACCGGCTGTTGCCATGGCAGCCTGTCTGCTGCTTTTTGTTGGCGCAACCGGTAAATCTGCGCAGATTCCTCTCTATGTCTGGTTACCGGATGCCATGGCCGGTCCAACTCCTGTTTCTGCGCTGATTCATGCGGCAACAATGGTTACCGCGGGTGTCTATATGGTAGCCCGGTTCAGCTTCCTCTATGTCGAGGTACCGCTTGCCGGAACCATAATCGCCTGGACCGGTATTCTGACAGCGCTGCTTGCGGCAATCTTCGGCTGCTTCCAAAGAGATATCAAAAAGATCCTGGCCTACTCAACAGTGAGCCAGCTGGGCTACATGTTTGCCGGTGTCGGGGTCGCGGCCTATTCAGCCGGCATTTTTCACGTTTTCACCCATGCCTTTTTCAAGGCGTTGCTCTTTCTCGGTGCCGGTTCGGTAATTCATGCCCTCCATCATGAACAGGACATATGGAAAATGGGTGGCTTGAAAGAGAAGATGCCGATTACGTACGCGACCATGCTGATCGGTGCCCTGGCTCTGGCAGGTTGCCCGCTGTTATCAGGATTTTTTAGTAAGGATGAAATTCTCTTTATGGCGCTGGCCACCGGTCATGAAGGCGTCTGGCTGGTTGGGCTGTTGGTGGCAGTGATGACGGCGTATTACACCTTCAGGATGTTTTTCGTGGTCTTTCACGGTACACCGCGGGACCAGCACGCATACGATGCAGCCCATGAGTCTCCGAAAGTAATGACCGTACCTCTGATTATTCTGGCCGTCGGTGCCGCATTTGCCGGTTATCTGAATATACCGTCGATCTTTGGAGGTCATCTCCAGGTAAGTCACTGGTTGGCTCCAAGTCTTGCCGAGCACCATCCGCACGTCAGCGCCTGGGTAGAGGTTATAGCTGTGGCCAGCAGTATCGTGGCCTTTGCATTAGGTATCTATATTGCCTGGAAGAAATTTGGTGTCGAGACAGCGGAAGAACCTTTCTATAGAGGTTTCAAGGACTTCGCATACAACAAGTTCTTTGTGGACGAGCTGTATCACTCTCTGCTGGTCGCCCCATACAAGCAATTCGGCCGCACAATCTGGAAGGGAATTGAGCCTTTTGTGACTGATGGCCCAGTAAAATTTGCGGTATGGCTTTACGGTGCACTGGCCAATGCGTTCAAAGTCGTACAGGCAGGGTATGTACGGGTGTATGCAATCTACATGGTTATCGGGCTCAGCGTGCTGAGTGTGGTGATCTCCCACTCACTGAATCTGTAA
- a CDS encoding NADH-quinone oxidoreductase subunit N, translating into MMDFIVLFPLIVVGAGAIILMLMASMKSLGEGNTALAALGIFALAFAVQLMVSATESVTPYGGIFNGMLVANGFTKVAGLIIIASGFVSCLTAQSYFTQNKFYSAEFYSLIMFAACGMLLLTMSAELITLFISLEIMSLAIYVLVGYDRTNIKRSEAVLKYLMLGAFAGAFFTMGTAFVYAAVNSTRFVDIAGHLSTTSFLESPAMAAGAFLVIVAFLFKVAAFPFHAWVVDVYDGAPLPVTGFMATAVKTAVFAVFANFLIIDDGLKGVWVEYLFYIAVLTMFAGNLIAIGQNSLKRMLAASGIVHTGYLLVALVAVGTENFTGGVILYYLAAYAVATLGVFAALSYLGGENERRDTFEHFKGLAKVRPYSAAAITIFMLSMAGIPPTAGFMGKFYIIADAIRAGYMLLAVLAIVSSVLSMWYYLRLVVMMYFKEPEEEFETTGMSLAPIGTALLAVCVFAIGFYPVLL; encoded by the coding sequence ATGATGGATTTTATTGTACTATTTCCACTGATAGTAGTAGGTGCCGGAGCAATCATCCTGATGCTGATGGCATCAATGAAGAGCCTCGGTGAAGGTAACACGGCTTTAGCCGCCCTGGGCATATTTGCCTTGGCCTTTGCTGTTCAGCTCATGGTGAGTGCCACTGAAAGCGTTACGCCATATGGCGGGATTTTTAACGGGATGCTTGTGGCCAACGGTTTCACCAAAGTGGCCGGGCTCATAATCATTGCCAGTGGTTTTGTCAGTTGCCTGACTGCGCAATCCTATTTTACCCAGAATAAATTCTATTCAGCCGAATTTTACAGTCTCATTATGTTCGCTGCCTGTGGCATGCTGCTGCTGACAATGTCAGCCGAATTAATTACGCTGTTTATCTCGCTGGAGATTATGTCGCTGGCTATCTATGTGCTGGTAGGCTATGACCGGACCAATATAAAACGGTCGGAAGCTGTACTGAAATATCTGATGCTTGGTGCCTTTGCCGGTGCTTTTTTCACTATGGGCACAGCCTTTGTTTATGCTGCGGTCAATTCCACACGGTTCGTTGATATAGCCGGTCATCTGAGTACCACCAGTTTTCTGGAGAGTCCGGCCATGGCGGCCGGTGCTTTTCTGGTAATTGTTGCCTTTCTCTTTAAAGTAGCCGCATTTCCATTTCATGCCTGGGTTGTGGATGTGTATGATGGTGCACCGCTGCCGGTGACAGGTTTTATGGCGACTGCGGTGAAAACCGCAGTCTTTGCTGTATTTGCAAATTTCCTTATCATTGATGATGGCTTAAAGGGTGTCTGGGTCGAGTATCTCTTCTATATCGCGGTACTGACCATGTTTGCCGGCAACTTAATCGCCATCGGGCAGAATAGCCTTAAACGCATGCTGGCTGCATCGGGCATCGTTCACACCGGTTATCTGCTGGTTGCACTGGTTGCGGTTGGCACAGAAAACTTCACCGGTGGGGTCATCCTCTACTATCTCGCTGCGTATGCAGTTGCCACTCTGGGTGTTTTTGCTGCTCTTTCCTATCTCGGCGGAGAAAATGAGCGCCGTGATACTTTCGAGCATTTCAAAGGCCTTGCCAAGGTTCGGCCATATTCGGCGGCGGCGATAACCATCTTCATGCTGTCAATGGCAGGTATTCCACCCACGGCCGGGTTCATGGGTAAATTCTACATAATTGCCGACGCGATCCGGGCCGGTTACATGCTACTGGCAGTGCTGGCAATAGTCTCCAGTGTACTTTCCATGTGGTACTATCTGCGCCTGGTAGTGATGATGTACTTCAAGGAACCGGAGGAAGAATTTGAAACTACGGGAATGTCTCTGGCACCGATTGGCACCGCACTCCTGGCGGTATGTGTTTTTGCCATCGGCTTTTACCCGGTTCTGCTTTAA